The Erigeron canadensis isolate Cc75 chromosome 4, C_canadensis_v1, whole genome shotgun sequence genome window below encodes:
- the LOC122596564 gene encoding glyceraldehyde-3-phosphate dehydrogenase A, chloroplastic encodes MAFTMANSSLQANAKGFSEFAGLRSSFAPLPFERKVSDDFVSMVSFQTSFVGTGKGCKGPVEAKLKVAINGFGRIGRNFLRCWHGRKDSPLDVIAINDTGGVKQASHLLKYDSTLGIFDADVKPSGDSAISVDGKIIKVVSDRNPSNLPWGEMGIDLVIEGTGVFVDRDGAGKHIEAGAKKVLITAPGKGDIPTYVVGVNADLYNHSENIISNASCTTNCLAPFVKVIDQKFGIIKGTMTTTHSYTGDQRLLDASHRDLRRARAAALNIVPTSTGAAKAVALVLPSLKGKLNGIALRVPTPNVSVVDLVVQVSKKTFAEEVNAAFREAAANELNGILSVCDEPLVSVDFRCSDVSSTVDSSLTMVMGDDMVKVIAWYDNEWGYSQRVVDLADIVANQWK; translated from the exons ATGGCCTTCACTATGGCCAATTCTTCCCTCCAG GCAAATGCTAAGGGATTTTCTGAATTTGCTGGCCTCCGTAGCTCATTTGCACCTCTTCCTTTTGAAAGGAAAGTTTCTGATGACTTCGTCTCCATGGTTTCCTTCCAAACCTCGTTC GTCGGTACAGGAAAGGGTTGTAAGGGACCGGTGGAAGCAAAGCTGAAGGTAGCCATCAATGGATTTGGGCGCATTGGAAGAAATTTCTTGCGATGTTGGCATGGCAGGAAGGACTCCCCTCTGGATGTTATTGCTATCAATGACACCGGCGGTGTCAAACAAGCCTCCCACCTTCTCAAATATGACTCAACTCTCGGAATATTTGACGCAGATGTTAAACCTTCAGGAGACAGCGCGATTTCCGTTGATGGAAAGATCATCAAAGTTGTCTCTGACCGCAACCCATCCAACCTCCCATGGGG GGAAATGGGGATTGATTTGGTGATAGAAGGCACTGGAGTGTTTGTTGACAGAGATGGAGCTGGGAAGCACATTGAAGCTGGAGCAAAGAAGGTTCTGATCACCGCACCAGGGAAAGGTGACATTCCTACTTATGTTGTTGGTGTCAATGCTGATCTGTACAACCATTCTGAAAACATCATAAGTAACGCCTCCTGCACCACCAACTGCCTTGCTCCTTTCGTCAAAGTCATTGACCAAAAATTCG GAATTATAAAGGGAACAATGACCACCACTCACTCTTATACCGGAGACCAGCGACTTTTGGATGCTAGCCACCGTGACTTAAGACGTGCACGGGCTGCAGCACTCAACATTGTCCCAACATCCACTGGTGCAGCAAAGGCCGTGGCACTTGTGTTGCCATCACTCAAAGGGAAGCTCAACGGTATTGCTCTGCGTGTGCCTACACCAAATGTATCTGTAGTGGACCTGGTTGTTCAGGTTTCAAAGAAGACCTTTGCTGAGGAGGTGAATGCCGCATTCCGAGAAGCTGCAGCCAATGAGCTGAACGGTATCTTATCGGTGTGTGATGAGCCACTCGTGTCTGTTGACTTTAGATGTAGTGATGTCTCGTCAACCGTTGACTCTTCCTTGACAATGGTTATGGGAGATGATATGGTGAAGGTGATTGCATGGTATGACAATGAATGGGGTTACTCACAGAGGGTGGTTGATTTGGCTGACATTGTTGCCAATCAATGGAAGTAA